Genomic segment of bacterium:
TTGCGCGTGCCGGTGAGATCCCCATAGAACTCATCGATGCTCGCCTGCTCCACCACAGGGATCGCCTGCTCCAGCAAGCGCCGCACCCGTCGCGACCACTTGACATACTCCGTGAAATGCCCGTGACAGATGATCAGCTCCGGACAGCGACGCAACGCCTCCGCCATCGGCATGGCGGCGTGGATCCCATACGCCCTGGCTTCGTAGCTGGCAGATGCCACTACCCCTCGCCCGCGCGGGGAACCACCAACCACCACCGGCCTTCCTACCAGCCGGGCATCCTGGCGTCGCTCCACCGCAACGAAAAAGCTGTCCATGTCCAGATGAACGATGGCCCGTGTTGCCATACAGCACCCCTGGCGCGACCTCTCTGCCCCCCGGGTCGTCGCCTCGCGAGAGGGTAGCAAAAAGACTAAACATTTGTCACCCTTCAGGGCGAACATTCTGAAAAAATCTCAACACCATCCAGTGGCCCACTCTCCCCTATCATCCATCTGCCATGCGACCCCATCCGTTCGTGCTGCGACAGCGACACATCTATCTTCCCGTCAGCATCGGCGACCCGCCGGTCACCGGCGAGTTCCTCCTCGACACCGGCGCGAGCATGACCTGTGTCTCCACCAGCTTTCTCGGGCGGGTCCGGCTCCCGATTGCCGGGGTCCGGGGCGCGACCGCCCACGCCGCCGGGGGGCTCATCGGGCACAGTGTCGAAGGGGTGATGCTCCCCTCCCTCACGGTCGCAGGCGAGACCCGAACCGGGGTCCAGATCACCCAGGTCAATGCCAACCCCCTGCGCCAGCAGTTTGGCCATGCCCCCGATGGCGTCCTGGGAGTCAACTTTCTGCAGCACTTCGAGGTCGCGCTCCACTTCCCGGCCCGGACCCTCACGCTGACCCCGAGCGATGATGCCCGGGACCCCGCGGAGTGGTCGCGACTTGAGGCCGCCGATGCAGGGATTCTCAACGCCCATTTGCGGGATGGCTGGCTCTTCGAACTGGAGGCGACCCTGGCCGACCGGGTCCGGGTCACGACGCTTCTCGATCTAGGAGCGCCCCGCAGCATCCTCAACTGGAACGCCGCCCGCGCTTTAGGCTACACACCGGAATCGCCGGAACTCCGACCCGGTCGCACTCCCCTCCTCGGCATGGATGGACGTACGATCACGCCCCTCTATGCGCCCCCCATGTCGCTGGACCTCGGGCCGGTCCGCTGGCCGGCCTGTGTCTTTGCCATCGCCGATATGCCCATCGCGAAACAGCTCCACATCGGCTTCATGCCCCTGCTGATTCTGGGGACGGACCTGCTGGAGCAATTCGAACTCGTGCTGAACTACCTCACTGGACGGCTGGGGCTCTTTCTGCCAGGCTCCGATGAAACCTAAGTCCTCCGGTCTGCGCTTCTCCAAATGAAAACGGGGTGACCGACCTGGCCACCCCGTGCGGGTTTTCACGATGCGCCGGAGCGCTAGCTGGGCAGTGTGAACATCGAGGTGTCATCCGGCTTCGGCGGCTCCGGAGCAGTCGGCGCGACCGGTGGCGGGATGATCCCGGGCATCGGCGGCGGAGTCGCATCATCCACCGCCGGCATCGGCGGAGCCGGGGCGGGGGCATAGCCGATGGGCTCACCCGTGTTGGGGTCGAACAACGGGACACTTGGCTGTGGCTCCGGTGTCACCGTCGGGGAGTACAGGGTGCCGCGCCATCCTGGATCCAGATGTGCAGCAGCCCCGCCATCATTGGCCCCCTGGGGCTCGAAGGGCGCGGCGGCGATCGGGGCAGGGGTCGCATCCAGCGGCGCCCCGGTCACCGGATCAAAGCGCGGAACTGGTGCGGTGCCGGTGGTCGGAGGCACGACTGGCGCTGGTGCTGGTGCAGGCGCCGCCACGGGCGGTGGTGGCGGTGCGACTGCCGCGATCGGCGCGGCGGGAGTCATGGCGGGCTGCGCCCCCATCGGAAGGGGATGGTGCTCCTGCGCCGGAGGCTGCTGTGCCGCCGGAGTCGGAGCGGCCGCCTTCGCCAGTTCGCTCACCGCATGGAGCACGAACGGCAGCAACGCCTCCATGCACTCCTCCACACCCTTGGGCGAACCGGGCAGATTGATGATCATCGTTTTGCCCCGGACCCCCACCAGGCCCCGGGTGAACATCGCCAGCGGCTTACGACGCTGCGAATAGTTCCGCATTGCTTCGGCGATGCCCGGAATCTCCCGCTCGATAAGCCCGGCGGTCGCTTCCACCATGACATCCCGGGGGGCGATGCCCGTGCCACCGCTGGTGAAGATGAAGTCCACCGCGCCGCTGTCGGTCCACGCGGCCAGTTGCGCGGCGAGCTGCTGGCGATCATCCGGCAGGACCGCATACCCCGCTTCCACACCACGATAGCCCGCGAGGATCTCGCGGATCTTCGCGCCGGAAGCGTCCTGATAGGTCCCATCGGAGGCCCGATCGCTCGCCACCAAGATGGCGTAGCGGGGCTGCACCTGAGCAAAGAACTGTTCGAACTGGCTCTCGCCCCCCGCCTTCTGGGTGAGACGGGTCTCTGCAATCACCAGATCAGCTTCCACCGGCTTGAGCAGGTCGTAGAGCGTCAGTGCGGCAACACTCGCAGCGGTGAGCGCTTCCATTTCGACGCCGGTTTTCCAGACGGTGCGGGCGTGGGCGGTAATGACAACCCCCTCGGCGGTCTGCTCAAAGGCGATGTCGAGGCCATCCAGAGGAAGGTTGTGACAATGCGGGATCAGCTCGCTGGTCCGCTTGGCGGCCAGCATCCCGGCAGCCTGACAGATGCCGTAGGGATCTCCTTTGGGGAGAGTACCGGCGGCAAGATGCTGCCTGCCGGTTGCCCCGATCCGGACCGTGGTCTGGGCCGTCGCGGTGCGTAAGGTGTCGATTTTTCGGGTGACGTCGCGCATGGCCGCATTGTAGCAAGGAGCTTTCGCACGGCTGGCGCCCGGACTCAGGCTAACGCCGGCTGCACTTTGTGGACCCGCCATTGCGTCGCAATGGCCCGCACCGCTGGACGTCCTGCCCCTTTTCCACCAGCTTCCAGGGTCAGTTGGAACGCTTCGTCTTCGGTCGGCTCCAGTCGTGCGGTGCCGATGCCGGAGTCGCCGGGGTACCCCCCATCCACGACCTGCTGCCCGCCTGTACCGAGGAGCACATACGTCCCCCGGGGCGCACCGACCGCAATCCGAATTTGCATCCCGTCGTCGCCCGGCAGGGTCACGACATCCAGCAGCCGCATTTGTTGCAGCATCGTGACCGCCTGCTCCCAGGGGATCGGCGCAGCAAGCGTCAGACTCGCCGCTGGTGCGGTTTCGGGCTCCGAAACCTGCCGCAACTCCGAAGCCACCAGTTCGCCCTTTTGCGCCGCAATGAAGCGATAGTTCAGTGCGCCCAGCAGCGCAAAAATGCGGCTCGGACGCGACTTCTCATACACCGCCCCAGGTGCCAGTCCGGTCGCGAATGGCGTACTCGCCCGTTCCTCGATGCCGGTGATCGGCCCCTGCACGAACCCCAGGTCCTGCAGCCCACGGACCTCGGCCCCGAGGAGTTGGACGGCACTTCCATCCGCCAGCGTCAGCCAGGCGCGCCAGAAGCCCGGGACATGGCGACGCGCCGGGGTGTAGTGCGTGGCGGTGATGACCGCATCGACCAGGTCGATGTCAGGAAGCGGCGACAGCATCCCTGCATTATGCGCCGCGATGCTGCCAGGTCGACGCCAGCTCCGCATCCAGCTGCGCCAGGAACGCCGCCACCCCGAACGTCTCCGCATGGAGACGGAGTGCACCGGGGTCATAGCGCGATGGCGCGAACTCCCGCAGCACATCTATCAACGCTCCAATTTCCTGGGTCGCGAAAAACTCTCCGGTCACCCCAGCCCGAACCGTCTCCAGGGCACCTCCACCCGCATACGCCACAACTGGCGTCCCGCAGGCATTCGCCTCCAGTGGGGCGAGTCCGAAATCTTCATGCGCAGTAAACAGCAGTGCAGTGGCGTTGGCATACAGTTCTCGCAACGCCCCCTCATCGACAAACCCGAGGAACTCGACGCATGCAGCATCGCCGGCAGCCGCCCGCACGATGCCCTCTTCGGGTCCCTCGCCCACCACTTTGAGCGGCAGTCCCAGCTGAGCGCAGGCCGCCACCGCCAGTTCAACCCGCTTGTACGGCACGAAGCGGCTCACCACCAGGAAGTAATCCCGGCTCGGCGAGTCCACTGGTCGCCATTGATCGGTGAAGACTGGCGGATAGATCACAGCGGCATCCTGGTTGTAAAAACGCTGGATCCGCCCCCGGACTTCCTGCGAAATCGCGATGAACCGATCTACCCGGCGGGCTGCTGCAAGATCCGCGCGACGGAGTCCTTTCGACAGGAACTGCAGCGCCAGGGCTTTGTGGCGCGGCAATGCGCTCAGATACTCCGCCTGGAGTTCTCCCCACAGATACCGGATCGGCGTGTAGCAGTAGCAGACATGCACCTGATCGGCACGCAGAGTCAGCGCTTTGCTAAACGCATGACAGGAACTCAGGACCAGCTCAGCATCCCGCACATCAGATTGCCGAAAGGCCAGTGGCATCAGTGGGAGGTAGTCCCGATACCGACGAACGGCACCTGGCCAGCGTTGGAGGAACGAGGTCCGGACCCGCTCCACCGGAAACGTAGTACGGAACCTGGCGGCGTCATAAATGCTGGTCGCAATGGGAGCGTCGGGAAAGTGGGATGCCAGGACCTCAAGGACCCGTTCCGCGCCGCCGAAGCCCGTCAGCCAGTCATGGGTCAGGGCAATCCGGGGCGACAGCGGGGCCTTAGTGATGCCCACCGTCGTGGTGGGCTGCCAGATCGGCCTGGGAGGCTGGGTAGTACCCGGGATCCACCAGTACGCGATACCGCGCAAAGACGTCCTCGTAGAACGCTTCCCAGGCAGCCCCCAGGGCTTCCCAGTCGAAGCGGGCCGCGTAGCCCGCGGCATTCCCGGCGGGCCAGCCATCAGCGGCAGTCAGCTGGCGGATCGCGCCAGCCAGGGCGGCACTCTCCTGCGACGGCACGAGCGTCGCAAGGCCGCGCCAGTGTTCGTTGGTAGCGTCGTCCGCTGACTCGGTCGTCAGCACGGGATAGCCCAGCGACCCCAGGGTGATGGCAGCGCTCCGGCGATCCGAGATGCCATCCACATACGGAAACACCGCCGCGACACCCAGCGGGGGAGTCGCTGGCAGCAGCGACAGCGACTGAGCGCCGACAAAGTGCATCCGGTCAATGATCTGGTACTGCGAAATCGCCTCGAGCACCGCTTCCTGTTGTGGATCCGATGCTGGCTCAAATGGCCCCAGGTGCAGGACATGCACCTGCGTGGTCTTCTTCAATTCCGCAATCGCTGCTGCCAGGCTCTCCAGCCCTTTATCCCGACGAACAAAGCCAAAGCTCAGCAACAGCGGGAAGGCATCGGCCGGGACTCCCCAGGCCAGCAACTGCGCGGCCCATTGCTCCTGTGTCGCCGCAGGCACACCATCGGGCGGAACTACAGGACCCACCGGAATGACAGCCGCAGGGCGATCCTTGAGACTCCGATGCGTGAAGAGCAGGCCCTCGCGAATAACTTCAGTTGGGACACACACTCCATCGGCGTCGTTCAGCAGCGGCCAGCTCGCCAGACGTCGGAGCCAGTGCGCCTGCTGCCATTCATGCAGACGGACCACCACGGGTCCCTTGAACTTGCGGAGCTTGAGAAAGAGGGGCAGATTCACCGGTCCGGTCTGACTGCCAAACGCCCGACCCGGATACTCGATCTGCACCAGATCGGGATCATCCAGGATCAGCTGCTGCACGAGGGCATGACACCCCGCCCAGTTCCAGGTCCCCACCATCGGACGCACATGCAGCCCGTCCTCCACCAACTCTTCAGCTTCCAGGTGGGTGTAGATCGTGACCCGGTGGCCCCGCTGGACCAACGTCCGCGCCAGCGCGAGGGCGTTATCCCCGACCCCACACATCATGGGGGGCATCGCACTGCTGATCAGCGCGATGTTCAGGCCAGAAGGATGGTCATGACTGCTATGTCCGTGGTCGCTCACAAGGCCTCCGCGGGTGCTGTGGCATCTCGACCGGGGATGGTACCGCAGCCTACGCTGGCGGGTCCGTTCGGGATGCCTCCAGCAGACTCAGGATGAACTCCACGTTATCAAACTCGCCGTACTCGTTGGCCTCCGGACGCTCTGCGGCGGGCGGGGGAACCAGCGATCCCACGGGCTGACCTGATTCTGCAGCGTGCGCCACGATTTCCCGCATCTCCGGCTTTTCCCGGACCACCGTCTCACCCAGCCAGGCGCGCTTTCCCT
This window contains:
- the mshA_3 gene encoding D-inositol-3-phosphate glycosyltransferase: MGITKAPLSPRIALTHDWLTGFGGAERVLEVLASHFPDAPIATSIYDAARFRTTFPVERVRTSFLQRWPGAVRRYRDYLPLMPLAFRQSDVRDAELVLSSCHAFSKALTLRADQVHVCYCYTPIRYLWGELQAEYLSALPRHKALALQFLSKGLRRADLAAARRVDRFIAISQEVRGRIQRFYNQDAAVIYPPVFTDQWRPVDSPSRDYFLVVSRFVPYKRVELAVAACAQLGLPLKVVGEGPEEGIVRAAAGDAACVEFLGFVDEGALRELYANATALLFTAHEDFGLAPLEANACGTPVVAYAGGGALETVRAGVTGEFFATQEIGALIDVLREFAPSRYDPGALRLHAETFGVAAFLAQLDAELASTWQHRGA